The Mycobacteriales bacterium genome contains the following window.
TTGGCAGCGGATGATAGGCACCAACCTCACCGGCATGTTCCTGTCCTGCAAGCACGCAGTGCCGCCGATGCGCGAGGCGAAGGGCGGCAGCATCGTCATCACGTCGTCGATCGCCGCGTTCATCGTGTACCCCGGCTGGTCGCTGTACGCGGCGACCAAGGGTGGGGTCAACGGGCTGGTGCGCGGGCTCGCGGTCGACCTCGGCGCCTACGGCATCCGGGTCAACGCGCTGTGCCCGATGCTCGGTATGTCGCCGAACTTCATGAATCCGATCGGCTCGCCCGTGGTCTACGGTTCCTACGAGGAGTCCCAAGCATGGGACCCCGACACGTTCACCGGTCCGCTCAAGATCGGCCGCGCCCCGTCGTTGCGCGACAGCGCCAACCTGGCGCTCTTTCTGGCGTCTGACGAGTCGGCTTACATGTCGGGCGTGTGCATACCCTGTTGCGACGCAGGCGCCACGGTGCGCATGGGCTGAGCGCACTCGGCCGGATCAGCCCGGCCAGCGCCGCCTTGGGACCCACGCTTCGTGCGCGGAGCTGGTCACCCGCCGCTGTCGTACATCCATGACGGGCAGATTCGATAGTTCTATACATGGCGAATGTCCGGTGAGGGCGCCTGCGTGGCCGACTTGACGGGGCCCGGCGGGCAGGCTAGCATCAGCTAATCAATGCTATGATACAGCAATACTGAGAACTGATCGTGACGTGAGGGGAATATCACATGAAGTTCAATGGTGGCAGCCTGAGCGCGTCGAGCAGCGCCTTCAAGCACGGCGAGCGGATGCCTGATGCCCATTCCAACAACGGCGCCGGCGTGTCACCACCGATTTCCTGGTCCGACGTTCCCGAGGGAACGACCTCGTTCGCCGTGGTCTGCCATGACATGGACGCCCCGCTGATCGACGGCTTCACCCACTGGGTTGTTTACGGAATCCCGGCTGACGTTCGCGAACTGCCCGAGGGCGGCGGCGACGAATATACCCAGGGCGTGAACAGCCTGGGCAAGCCCGGCTGGTTTCCGGCCTCGCCGCCCCCAGGGCACGGCACGCACTTCTATCACTTCCATGTCTACGCGATCGGCAACAACCTCGAGCTCGAGCCGGGCCTGGGTACCTGGGATCTGCTGAAGAAGATCGATCCGGACGTCATCAACCAGGCGCGGGTTGTCGGTACCTACTCAAACGAGTGAGAGCGGGTCGGCCTAGATGAAGGCGGTTCAGCTCTCGGAGCAAGGGGGATCGCCGAGTCTCGACGACGTGCCAGAACCGATCATCACCGGTCCCTGGGACGTGATCGTGCGGATCGGCGGTGCCGGCCTGTGCCGTACGGATATCCACATCACCGACGGGCAGATGGGTCTGCCGCTCCCGCTCATCCTCGGGCACGAGAACGCGGGCTGGGTCAGCGAAGTCGGGTCGGCGGTCTTCAACGTCGCCGTCGGTGACGCGGTGATCATGCACCCGTTCATGAGCTGCGGGTTCTGCCGCGCCTGCCGCGCGGGCGTCGACATGCTGTGCAGCGATTACAAGTTTCCCGGCCTGACCGCGAGCGGCGGCATGGCCGAGTTCCTGAAGACGAGTGCCCGGGCGGTCGTCCCGTTGCCGGCCGGTATCGCCCCGGCGGATATTGCCGCGCATGCCGATGCGGGCCTGACGGCCTACCACGCGGTCAAGAAGGCGGTGCCGACGCTCGGTCCGGGCACGTCGGTCGTCGTGCTCGGCGCCGGCGGGCTAGGGCATATCGGTATCCAGTGCTTGAAGGCGATGACGCCGGCGCGCGTGATCGCGGTCGATA
Protein-coding sequences here:
- a CDS encoding SDR family NAD(P)-dependent oxidoreductase, which translates into the protein MRLDGKAVLITGAGAGLGRESALLFAGEGARVAVNDIVAERAHDVAAEIVERGGEAIAVPGDVADEAEVSAAVKATVDRFGQLNVLYANAGIADEGNGTVAFENRSVEHWQRMIGTNLTGMFLSCKHAVPPMREAKGGSIVITSSIAAFIVYPGWSLYAATKGGVNGLVRGLAVDLGAYGIRVNALCPMLGMSPNFMNPIGSPVVYGSYEESQAWDPDTFTGPLKIGRAPSLRDSANLALFLASDESAYMSGVCIPCCDAGATVRMG
- a CDS encoding NAD(P)-dependent alcohol dehydrogenase; this encodes MKAVQLSEQGGSPSLDDVPEPIITGPWDVIVRIGGAGLCRTDIHITDGQMGLPLPLILGHENAGWVSEVGSAVFNVAVGDAVIMHPFMSCGFCRACRAGVDMLCSDYKFPGLTASGGMAEFLKTSARAVVPLPAGIAPADIAAHADAGLTAYHAVKKAVPTLGPGTSVVVLGAGGLGHIGIQCLKAMTPARVIAVDTREMSLQLATELGADNVVLSDGTQVEKVVEITNGGATAVIDFVGEDGAEKDAGAMLGQEGTHYVVGYGGTIELPTGHLVNGEKRTAGCQVGTYLDLVDLVQLTVDGYVKLENRSYPLDAYDEAIADMRAGRLLGRAVLVP
- a CDS encoding YbhB/YbcL family Raf kinase inhibitor-like protein; its protein translation is MKFNGGSLSASSSAFKHGERMPDAHSNNGAGVSPPISWSDVPEGTTSFAVVCHDMDAPLIDGFTHWVVYGIPADVRELPEGGGDEYTQGVNSLGKPGWFPASPPPGHGTHFYHFHVYAIGNNLELEPGLGTWDLLKKIDPDVINQARVVGTYSNE